A stretch of the Aminipila terrae genome encodes the following:
- a CDS encoding HD-GYP domain-containing protein: MDTFQGAINYKEIANLQDEKIEGFLGASLKNTERDYSEREIKDFGEFFANIIDYKSKFTRKHSLGIAEKAAYMAKYYGYDDMDVAKMFLTGAVHDIGKLVVDKDILEKPDKLTEQEYKHIQNHAYYTYEILRKVKGLEDITKWAAHHHEKLNGKGYPFGKTADQLGFNERLMACLDVYQALTEERPYKKGFSHEKSMEILRKMVEDGSLDGSIVEDIGKVYGNCSIKNS, encoded by the coding sequence GTGGACACGTTTCAGGGGGCCATCAACTATAAAGAAATAGCTAACCTTCAAGATGAAAAAATAGAGGGATTTTTAGGGGCATCTCTTAAAAATACGGAGAGGGATTATTCAGAAAGGGAAATAAAAGATTTTGGTGAATTTTTTGCAAACATTATAGATTATAAATCTAAATTTACTAGAAAACATTCTTTGGGTATTGCAGAAAAAGCTGCCTATATGGCAAAATATTATGGCTACGATGATATGGATGTGGCAAAAATGTTTTTGACCGGAGCCGTTCATGATATTGGCAAATTAGTTGTTGATAAAGATATTCTGGAAAAACCCGATAAGCTTACAGAACAGGAATACAAACATATTCAGAACCATGCGTATTATACATATGAAATCTTACGAAAAGTGAAAGGTCTGGAAGATATAACAAAGTGGGCTGCCCATCATCATGAAAAACTGAATGGGAAGGGGTATCCTTTTGGAAAAACTGCTGACCAGCTGGGATTCAATGAACGTCTTATGGCTTGCCTGGATGTTTATCAGGCCCTGACAGAAGAACGTCCTTATAAAAAAGGATTCTCCCACGAAAAATCTATGGAGATTTTAAGGAAGATGGTGGAAGACGGGAGCTTAGATGGCAGCATTGTTGAAGATATTGGAAAAGTTTATGGTAATTGTTCAATAAAAAATTCTTAA
- the pyrH gene encoding UMP kinase, with protein MEPKYKRVLIKVSGEALAGPDKFGISDEMLLGVAAQVKEIHDLGVQIAIVVGGGNFWRGRTGQSIDRATADYMGMLATTMNAMALQDAFEKQGLPVVVQTAIAMTQIAEPYNRKKAIKYLEENNIVIFGTGTGSPFFSTDTTSALRAAEIDADVILLAKKVDAVYSADPEKDPNAVKYEQLTHKEVVEKELGVMDITAATLCMENNIAIHVFGVAEKGNMLKAVNGEKIGTIVK; from the coding sequence ATGGAGCCTAAATATAAAAGAGTTCTTATAAAAGTAAGTGGGGAAGCACTTGCGGGACCAGATAAATTTGGCATATCCGATGAAATGTTACTTGGAGTTGCCGCACAGGTAAAAGAGATTCATGATTTGGGAGTTCAGATTGCTATTGTAGTCGGAGGCGGAAACTTTTGGAGAGGCAGAACTGGTCAGAGCATAGACAGAGCAACTGCTGATTATATGGGAATGCTGGCAACCACAATGAATGCGATGGCACTTCAGGATGCTTTTGAAAAACAGGGATTGCCTGTTGTGGTGCAGACAGCTATTGCGATGACACAAATAGCAGAACCGTATAACAGAAAGAAAGCAATCAAATATTTAGAGGAAAACAATATTGTTATTTTTGGAACGGGAACGGGAAGCCCTTTCTTTTCAACAGATACGACATCTGCTCTAAGGGCTGCTGAAATAGATGCAGATGTGATTCTTTTAGCCAAAAAGGTTGATGCAGTATATTCTGCAGATCCTGAAAAGGATCCCAATGCAGTAAAATATGAACAGCTCACTCACAAAGAAGTTGTTGAAAAAGAACTTGGAGTGATGGATATTACAGCCGCTACCCTGTGTATGGAAAATAATATTGCCATACATGTATTTGGTGTAGCAGAAAAGGGAAACATGTTAAAAGCCGTAAATGGTGAAAAAATAGGCACGATTGTAAAATAA
- the frr gene encoding ribosome recycling factor — MSMNVQEVLEQKMSKTISVLKEELNTVRAGRANPALLDKVMVDYYGSPTPLKNLANISAPEPRTLLITPFDQKSISDVEKAINNANLGMAPSNDGKVIRLAVPQLTEERRKELSKSVKKYGEDAKVAVRNERRDANEELKKLEKSGEITEDDLKKQLDQIQKKIDKAVKDIDDIIAAKEKEILEV; from the coding sequence ATGAGTATGAATGTGCAGGAAGTCCTTGAACAGAAAATGTCTAAAACTATTTCTGTTTTAAAGGAAGAGTTAAACACAGTGAGAGCAGGAAGAGCCAACCCAGCCTTATTGGATAAGGTTATGGTAGATTATTATGGAAGCCCAACACCGCTTAAGAATCTAGCCAATATCTCTGCTCCAGAACCAAGAACTTTATTAATTACACCTTTTGATCAAAAATCAATTTCGGATGTTGAAAAGGCTATCAATAATGCTAATCTTGGAATGGCACCTTCAAACGACGGGAAAGTGATAAGACTGGCAGTACCGCAGCTTACAGAAGAAAGAAGAAAAGAATTGTCCAAATCTGTAAAGAAGTATGGTGAAGATGCAAAAGTTGCTGTAAGAAACGAGAGAAGAGATGCCAACGAGGAACTGAAGAAACTGGAAAAATCAGGCGAAATAACAGAAGATGACTTAAAGAAACAGCTGGATCAGATTCAGAAGAAAATTGATAAAGCAGTGAAAGATATTGATGATATCATTGCTGCAAAAGAGAAAGAAATCTTAGAAGTTTAA
- a CDS encoding isoprenyl transferase has product MSVFKEKGNQMLDMDRIPRHVAIVMDGNGRWAAKNNVPRMAGHNAGMKAMKEIVKRSSTLGVEHLTVYAFSTENWKRSFDEVNGIFKLIIIYVDKELKELHKNNVKVKILGDYSKLPKESVERLNKALKTTENNTGLQFNIALNYGSRDEITKAVTLIGEKIKAGVMEPQDITEDTISRHLYTGELFNNIPDPDLVIRTSGEKRLSNYLLWQIAYSEFVYTDVLWPDFSPQVFEKCIEEYQSRDRRFGGR; this is encoded by the coding sequence ATGTCCGTTTTTAAAGAAAAGGGTAATCAGATGTTAGATATGGACAGAATCCCAAGACATGTTGCTATAGTCATGGATGGTAATGGCAGGTGGGCCGCAAAAAATAATGTACCCAGAATGGCGGGACACAATGCAGGCATGAAAGCAATGAAAGAAATTGTAAAAAGATCGTCAACTCTTGGAGTAGAACATCTTACCGTTTATGCATTTTCTACGGAGAACTGGAAACGTTCATTTGACGAAGTAAACGGCATTTTTAAACTTATTATTATTTATGTGGATAAAGAATTGAAAGAACTCCACAAAAACAATGTAAAAGTAAAAATATTGGGTGATTATTCAAAATTACCAAAAGAATCTGTAGAAAGACTGAATAAAGCTTTGAAAACTACAGAAAACAATACTGGTCTGCAGTTTAATATTGCATTAAATTATGGCAGCAGGGATGAAATTACAAAGGCTGTAACTTTAATAGGAGAGAAAATAAAGGCAGGGGTAATGGAACCTCAGGACATTACAGAGGATACCATCAGCCGCCATTTATATACAGGAGAACTCTTTAACAATATTCCAGACCCTGATTTAGTAATCAGAACCAGTGGAGAAAAGAGACTCTCTAACTATCTGCTTTGGCAGATTGCGTACAGTGAATTCGTATACACTGATGTACTATGGCCTGATTTTTCACCACAAGTATTTGAAAAGTGTATAGAAGAATACCAAAGCAGAGACAGGCGCTTTGGCGGGAGGTAA
- a CDS encoding phosphatidate cytidylyltransferase, whose protein sequence is MKTRVLSGLIMLPFGILVILGGRVLLLACFAIGIMSVREFFNGFKSMDVKPAYTLAYISALALYGINLFTTESRWYMLWFFGVVLLSLLYLFKMDERKLEDGMATITGIFYTIFFSFHVALVDQTGEYGILVWLIFLTAFGTDVMAYFTGYAFGKHKLCPSISPKKTIEGSVGGILGSVILCGIFGYYMIPRLIIHCIIIGVLGGVVSQFGDLTASIFKRKMGIKDYGNLIPGHGGILDRFDSVLFTAPMVYYYIVLVL, encoded by the coding sequence GTGAAAACAAGAGTATTATCAGGGTTGATTATGCTGCCCTTTGGTATATTGGTCATTTTAGGAGGCAGAGTACTGCTGCTTGCCTGTTTTGCAATAGGCATTATGAGTGTCAGGGAATTTTTCAACGGATTTAAATCCATGGATGTTAAGCCCGCTTATACACTGGCATATATCAGTGCACTGGCATTATACGGGATTAATTTGTTTACCACGGAATCCAGATGGTATATGTTATGGTTCTTTGGTGTAGTTCTTTTAAGTCTTTTGTATTTATTTAAGATGGACGAACGAAAACTTGAAGATGGTATGGCAACTATTACAGGTATCTTTTATACGATTTTCTTCTCTTTCCATGTTGCTTTAGTGGATCAGACCGGGGAGTACGGCATTCTGGTATGGCTTATATTCCTGACCGCTTTCGGAACGGATGTTATGGCCTATTTTACTGGTTATGCTTTTGGAAAACACAAGCTTTGCCCTTCAATCAGCCCGAAGAAGACTATAGAAGGTTCCGTTGGCGGTATTTTGGGAAGTGTAATCTTATGCGGCATATTTGGATATTATATGATTCCAAGACTGATAATACATTGTATTATCATAGGTGTTCTGGGAGGCGTGGTTTCTCAGTTTGGAGATTTAACGGCGTCAATTTTCAAAAGGAAGATGGGAATAAAAGACTATGGCAATCTGATTCCAGGTCATGGTGGTATACTAGACCGGTTTGACAGTGTATTATTTACAGCACCAATGGTATATTACTATATAGTATTAGTTTTATAG
- a CDS encoding 1-deoxy-D-xylulose-5-phosphate reductoisomerase — protein MKRIAILGSTGSIGTQALDIIDRNRNLLKVTVLSCASNIQLLCQQIEKFSPEMVIVDKEDDALHLAGKYRNLEMFYGMEGLITAAESQYDLLLNSLVGMRGLIPTYHAVCQGRDIALANKETLVAGGEIVMDMAEKNHVKMLPVDSEHSAIFQCLQGNKKEQLKKIYLTASGGPFRGYNLEQLESVSLEQALKHPNWSMGSKVTIDSATMMNKGLEVIEAKWLFDVPVSKIQIAVHPQSVIHSMVEYADNSIIAQLGAPDMRVPISYAFGYPDRIENTFEPLDLFGLGSHLTFEKPDVKVFKNIAIAYEAAEKGGTYPALMNGANEALVQLFLEKKIKFTDIQNTIERIMNAHVPTYNLGLEDILEADKAARKMVYELLK, from the coding sequence ATGAAAAGAATCGCGATTTTAGGAAGTACTGGATCCATAGGAACACAGGCATTGGATATAATTGACAGGAACCGTAATCTGTTAAAGGTTACGGTACTTTCATGCGCAAGTAATATCCAGTTGCTTTGCCAGCAAATTGAGAAGTTTTCACCAGAAATGGTTATAGTGGATAAAGAAGATGATGCATTGCATCTAGCGGGGAAATATCGTAATCTTGAAATGTTTTATGGCATGGAAGGCCTTATAACGGCAGCGGAGTCCCAGTATGATTTGCTGCTCAATTCCCTTGTAGGAATGAGGGGACTTATACCTACATATCATGCTGTTTGCCAAGGAAGAGACATTGCACTGGCTAATAAAGAAACCCTTGTAGCAGGGGGAGAAATTGTAATGGATATGGCAGAAAAAAATCATGTTAAAATGCTGCCGGTAGATAGTGAACATAGTGCAATTTTTCAGTGTTTACAAGGAAATAAAAAGGAGCAGCTTAAAAAGATTTATCTGACAGCCTCCGGAGGTCCCTTCAGGGGCTATAACCTTGAACAGCTGGAAAGTGTGTCTTTAGAGCAAGCTCTGAAACATCCAAACTGGAGTATGGGCAGTAAAGTAACCATTGATTCTGCCACCATGATGAATAAAGGGCTTGAAGTAATAGAAGCAAAATGGCTCTTTGATGTTCCTGTATCTAAAATACAGATTGCCGTTCATCCTCAGAGTGTCATACATTCTATGGTGGAATATGCAGATAATTCTATTATAGCCCAGCTGGGGGCCCCGGATATGAGGGTACCCATCAGTTATGCTTTTGGTTATCCTGACAGAATTGAAAATACTTTTGAACCACTGGATTTATTTGGGTTAGGTTCACATCTGACTTTTGAAAAACCGGATGTAAAGGTTTTTAAAAATATAGCCATTGCATATGAAGCAGCAGAAAAAGGAGGAACCTATCCGGCTTTAATGAATGGAGCTAATGAAGCTTTAGTCCAATTGTTTTTAGAAAAAAAGATTAAATTCACAGATATTCAGAATACTATAGAAAGAATAATGAATGCACATGTGCCAACATATAATTTGGGGTTAGAAGATATTTTAGAAGCTGATAAAGCTGCTAGAAAAATGGTATATGAGCTGTTGAAATGA
- the rseP gene encoding RIP metalloprotease RseP, with protein MTIVYALIMFCILVLVHEGGHFIAAKAVGVKVNEFAVGMGPVLLKKIKGETQYSVRLFPIGGFCAMEGEDDESEDERAFGKRPIWAKAIIIVAGSFMNLILAIVVLACIVFYIGMPTTTVNGFSDVSPAREAGLLSGDKIVSIEQHQVKSWNDITDAISKEKGEKITIGIDRNGKDLSFSMDLAKEEGTGRKIVGILPEVSRNPFTALEKGAESTWIMTVKMVEVIGQLVTGEVSTKELTGPIGITVAVSDSVRYGFIYVANLAALISLNLAIVNMLPFPALDGGRLVFLFIRKITGRAITDDIEAKVHFVGIMLLFALMIYVTWQDIGRFILN; from the coding sequence ATGACGATTGTTTATGCATTGATAATGTTCTGCATATTGGTACTTGTACATGAGGGCGGACATTTTATTGCAGCAAAAGCAGTAGGTGTTAAGGTAAACGAATTTGCAGTAGGAATGGGACCTGTACTGCTTAAGAAAATAAAGGGAGAAACTCAGTATTCAGTGCGACTCTTTCCCATAGGCGGGTTCTGCGCCATGGAAGGAGAAGATGATGAATCGGAGGATGAACGCGCTTTTGGAAAAAGACCCATTTGGGCAAAAGCTATCATTATAGTTGCCGGTTCCTTTATGAATCTGATTTTAGCCATTGTTGTCCTGGCATGCATTGTATTTTATATTGGAATGCCTACGACGACTGTCAATGGATTTAGTGATGTGAGTCCTGCCAGAGAAGCAGGTCTGCTTTCAGGAGATAAAATCGTAAGTATCGAGCAGCATCAGGTAAAAAGCTGGAATGATATAACGGATGCTATTTCAAAGGAAAAAGGTGAAAAGATTACTATTGGCATTGACAGAAATGGCAAAGACCTGAGTTTTAGTATGGATTTGGCAAAGGAAGAAGGCACAGGCAGAAAGATAGTTGGCATATTGCCTGAAGTGTCCAGAAATCCGTTCACAGCTCTTGAAAAAGGGGCAGAATCCACCTGGATTATGACGGTTAAAATGGTAGAGGTAATAGGACAACTGGTAACAGGAGAAGTATCCACAAAAGAACTGACTGGCCCTATTGGTATAACTGTAGCAGTAAGTGATTCGGTGCGATATGGATTTATATATGTGGCAAATCTTGCTGCATTAATAAGCTTAAATCTGGCTATTGTAAATATGCTCCCATTTCCAGCTCTTGACGGTGGCCGTTTAGTATTTTTATTTATCCGTAAAATCACAGGAAGGGCCATAACGGATGATATAGAGGCAAAAGTGCATTTTGTAGGGATTATGTTGCTGTTTGCTCTGATGATTTATGTCACATGGCAGGATATTGGCAGATTTATTTTAAATTAA
- the ispG gene encoding flavodoxin-dependent (E)-4-hydroxy-3-methylbut-2-enyl-diphosphate synthase: protein MKKSVRCGDVIIGGGTPISIQSMTNVDTRDVKKVTDQIKALEEAGCDIVRLAIPDMEAAEALLQIKKNIKIPLVADIHFDYRLAIAAIKNGADKVRINPGNIGNEERVKAVVEAAKERKIPIRVGVNSGSLEKDILQKNGGVTAEGLTESALRHVAMLEQMDFDDIVISLKSSDVRLNYEAHKLISEQTDHPLHIGITESGTVNSGKLKSAIGIGGLLLAGIGDTMRVSLTGDPVKEVYFARDILKSIGIRPSGINLVSCPTCGRTRVDLEKIALQVEEAIGKIGAKREARGLPPITVAVMGCAVNGPGEAREADFGVAGGDGRGILFAKGEIIKTVSEDKIVEELVKLIEMADKK, encoded by the coding sequence ATGAAAAAAAGTGTAAGGTGCGGTGATGTTATTATCGGCGGAGGAACCCCCATATCTATTCAGTCAATGACAAATGTAGATACCAGGGATGTAAAAAAAGTAACGGACCAAATCAAGGCTCTTGAAGAGGCGGGCTGTGATATAGTCAGACTGGCAATCCCTGATATGGAGGCAGCTGAAGCATTGCTGCAAATAAAAAAGAATATAAAGATCCCCCTGGTAGCAGATATTCATTTTGATTACAGACTAGCCATTGCTGCCATAAAAAATGGGGCAGATAAAGTAAGAATAAATCCAGGAAATATCGGAAATGAAGAACGGGTGAAAGCTGTGGTGGAAGCAGCAAAGGAAAGAAAAATCCCTATTCGGGTAGGGGTTAATTCAGGATCCCTTGAAAAGGACATTTTACAAAAGAATGGAGGGGTAACGGCAGAGGGCCTGACAGAAAGTGCATTACGGCATGTGGCAATGCTTGAACAAATGGATTTTGATGATATTGTTATTTCACTTAAATCCTCAGACGTCAGACTGAACTATGAAGCCCATAAGCTGATATCTGAACAGACAGACCATCCTCTCCACATAGGTATAACGGAATCTGGAACGGTAAACAGTGGTAAACTTAAATCTGCCATTGGAATAGGAGGACTTCTGCTTGCTGGAATCGGTGATACCATGAGAGTTTCCTTAACCGGAGATCCTGTGAAAGAAGTTTATTTTGCAAGAGATATATTAAAGTCTATAGGAATAAGACCTTCTGGTATTAATCTTGTTTCATGTCCCACTTGCGGCAGGACCAGAGTTGATTTAGAAAAGATTGCCCTGCAGGTAGAAGAGGCTATTGGTAAAATTGGAGCAAAGAGGGAAGCCAGAGGGTTACCTCCTATAACTGTAGCGGTCATGGGGTGTGCGGTCAACGGACCAGGAGAGGCCAGGGAGGCTGATTTTGGAGTAGCTGGGGGAGATGGAAGAGGAATCTTGTTTGCTAAAGGTGAAATCATTAAAACTGTTTCTGAAGATAAAATTGTTGAAGAATTGGTCAAACTGATAGAAATGGCTGACAAAAAATAA
- a CDS encoding acyl-CoA thioesterase, with protein MKTYKATHMVKMEDLNHHQSLYAGRGIEWMVEAAFIAAALEHGERHGLLYRNTHQFSFNKSVEPGEIISYCSMLVRTGTTSLTMRVALISEVTGELCAEGYVTFVTVKPHTHEKIEHGIKLDETHDQNELAWRSKAQSFFHNPEKPKF; from the coding sequence ATGAAAACATATAAAGCAACACATATGGTAAAAATGGAAGATTTGAATCATCATCAAAGTTTATATGCGGGCAGAGGGATTGAATGGATGGTGGAAGCAGCTTTTATCGCTGCTGCTCTGGAACATGGAGAAAGGCATGGACTCCTTTACAGAAATACCCACCAGTTCAGCTTTAATAAATCTGTAGAACCAGGAGAAATAATCAGCTATTGCAGTATGCTGGTAAGGACAGGGACCACAAGTCTTACCATGAGAGTAGCCCTTATCTCTGAAGTAACAGGTGAACTGTGTGCAGAGGGATACGTTACTTTTGTTACAGTAAAACCTCATACGCATGAAAAGATAGAGCATGGGATAAAACTTGACGAAACTCATGACCAGAATGAACTGGCATGGAGGTCTAAAGCCCAGTCCTTTTTCCACAACCCGGAAAAGCCTAAATTTTAA